A genomic region of Rhodococcus pyridinivorans contains the following coding sequences:
- a CDS encoding type I polyketide synthase produces the protein MTIDETTPGDNGRNSKASRRTTDRSTAAAPARALVDKLLAGEPYALAFGGQGAPWLTSLEELSRDNGLEPVLTDLVNRATAHLAPVAGDLVVVRPTGFDPVAWILEAELADEDDAPAGPSEAALTSAAVSLPGVFLTQVAALRALANQGLDVDSVAPSAVIGHSQGVLAVESVAAAGRKDAEILAIAQLIGAAATLVGRRRGLISGAGKYPMLAVANVDPERLRAIVAEVFEGQDPERSAVVAIRNARRRVVLSGPPAALERVQQRCEQISAAEIREREAKKRGGAVFSPTFEPVAAEVGFHHPAFADAVEQVADWAARCELDSELARSLAQAILVAPIDWVEQVDSAVASGASWILDLGPGELLTRMTSSGLRGQGVGIIAAATRGGQRNLLTPGAEPEVPRAWSEFAPKPVALPDGRIAVETAFTRLTGRSPILLAGMTPTTVDPKIVAAAANAGHWAELAGGGQVTEQIFADHVAELTELLEPGRAVQFNSMFLDPYLWKLHVGGKRLVPKARAAGAPFDGVVVTAGIPELDEAVQIISDLREAGIEHVAFKPGTVAQIRSVIRIANEVPDYPVIAHIEGGRAGGHHSWEDLDDLLLDTYAELRTRPNLVLCVGGGIGTPEKAAEYLTGRWSTVYGFPAMPLDGILVGTAAMATLEATTAPEVKQLLVDTPGTPDWVAAGTATGGMASGRSQLGADIHEIDNAASRTGRLLDEVAGDADAVAARRAEIVDALNGTAKPYFGDLDTMTYLQWLERYLELAVGADNGAEFDCGTDLADVLAEAHTSPWLDVSWRERFRDMLQRAEARLHPVCRGPIPTLFDDDAVLERPYAAIKSLLAQYPDAGDVVLHPADVPFFVSLCRTPGKPVNFVPVVDQDVRRWWRSDSLWQAHDPRYSADQVCVIPGTVAVAGITRVDEPVGELLDRFEKATADELVAEGAEPVELAARRHRDIAPGLLDAVLSSPDVSWAGRQTRNPIHRLGDLDEWTVESETAASHAPTGATLTILDDEHVGLRVPLVRDKAVEIRLTVPASVVSGGAPVVTEADADASMSALLGVAAGQELPEVRKGAARITLGWLPEKIADHAGVTGSGLPATLTPSGNGVPDVLVGACWPAVFAALGAARTETDLSVIEGMLDLVHLDHAIDVKNGLPTDPAFLGVKAEVTGVSDTDLGRVVEVDVVITADSGDGSGDRVVATLAERFAIRGRTGTADLADPVRAGGALTEAVTDTPRRRRRDAVIVAPTDMSAFAKVSGDHNPIHTSDNAALLAGLGSPIVHGMWLSAAAQQVVTAIEQDAKLPVRRLTAWTTRFLGMVRPGAKIDVRVDRIATDGGAEVVEVGCRVDGDLVMVATGRIAAPKTVYAFPGQGIQRPGMGLDARARSKAAREIWERADKHTREALGFSILAVVRDNPTVLKARGVTHKHPDGVLHLTQFTQVAMATLGVAQIAELEEAGAFVDDAFLAGHSVGEYNALAAVAGVLPLEAVLEVVFQRGSAMHALVPRDEHGRSNYRMAAIRPSQFGVDDADLQAFVAGVAEETGEFLEIVNLNLRGSQYAIAGTVAGLEALESVIERKVAEFGGKRAFILVPGIDVPFHSTVLRGGVDDFRERLLALLPQEIDPNILIGRYIPNLVPKPFNLGREFIQEIADLVPSQPLADVLADFDSWSAKPVELTRVVLAELLAWQFASPVRWIETQDLLFADETDGGLGVERFVEVGLGGAPTVANLASQTLKLPGRFGQPVEVLNIEREASIVYSTDTDPAPVEDDEPVAPAAESAPAAAAAPTPAAAPAAPAGGPTPDDIAFKAADATKVLIALWTKLRPDQIGPADTIEALCDGVSSRRNQLLVDLGSELSLGAIDGAADADMGALAGTVDRLARTYRPFGPVLSDSINDHLRKVFGPSGKRPAYVADRVAKVWGLGEGWASHVIAEAALGSRDGSSVRGGDLGGLTDGALADAASVDKLIDAAVQSVASRRGIAVSMPSAGGGGGATVDAAALGEFAEQITGRDGVLASAARLVLEQLGHTEQVSGLADKADDELVDLVSAELGSDWPRLVAPAFDERKAVLIDDRWATAREDLARVWLGEGASGATGDSNSFDVERFIGAGRTVAAHAEFWGRKATEAGRTELAQTYAAIAETAVVTEGAEYADEVAVVTGASKGGIGAAVAAKLLAGGATVVVTTSSLNDSRLGFYKELYARNARAGAALWVVPANMASYSDVDALIEWIGTETVEVAGGAKKLIKDALTPTLLFPFAAPRVAGSLADAGARAEMEMRVLLWSVERLIAGLSKIGYDRDVDTHLHVVLPGSPNRGKFGGDGAYGEAKAALDAVINRWSAERTWAERVTLAHALIGWVRGTGLMGGNDPLVEAVEAAGVRTWSTDEMADELLKLVGPEATRLAAEAPLVADLTGGLSEVDVDLPALAKQAQEAADAVEADEDGTATIAALPEPPRAEELPTPEWGTVTADLADTVVIVGAGELGPYGSARTRFEMEVDEELSAAGVLELAWVTGLIGWENDPKPGFYDTETGELVPEAEIADRYHDAVVERCGIRRYGDDGAMIDNTAPLLTSVFLDKDLSFVVGSEAEARAFVDSDPENTVASVDAESGDWTVTRKAGTEIRVPRKAKLTRTVGGQIPTGFDVTKWGIPADMADSVDRVGLWNIVTTVDAFLTGGFTPSELLRWVHPSMVANTQGTGMGGMSSMRSLYIDTLLGESRANDILQEALPNVIAAHVVQSYVGGYGAMVHPVAACATAAVSVEEGVDKIKLGKADLVVAGGFDDLGIEGIVGFGDMSATAKSEDMQAKGISDRRFSRANDRRRGGFVESAGGGTILLARGDVALEMGLPVLGVVAWAGSFADGVHTSIPAPGIGALGAGRGGRESGLAKELRKLGLTADDIAVISKHDTSTAANDPNEAELHERLAGALGRSEGNPMFVVSQKSLTGHAKGGAAAFQLIGLCQVLAQGVVPPNRSLDCVDEKMAEFEHLVWPRTPIRFGEQLPLKAGLLTSLGFGHVSGLIAVVHPQAFVEAIPAERREVYLAKAAERTVAGKRRLVDAMTGGASLYQRPADRRLGDDHVPASATRQLEADMLLSPEARLGEDDVYRSGLPGCK, from the coding sequence GTGACGATCGACGAGACCACACCAGGCGACAACGGACGGAACTCGAAGGCATCACGACGCACCACCGATCGGTCCACGGCAGCCGCTCCGGCCCGTGCCCTGGTCGACAAGCTCCTCGCGGGTGAGCCCTACGCGCTCGCCTTCGGCGGCCAGGGCGCTCCCTGGCTCACCTCGCTCGAGGAGCTCAGCCGCGACAACGGACTCGAACCGGTCCTCACCGACCTGGTCAACCGCGCCACCGCGCACCTCGCCCCGGTCGCGGGCGACCTCGTCGTGGTCCGCCCGACGGGCTTCGACCCCGTCGCGTGGATCCTCGAGGCCGAACTCGCCGACGAGGACGACGCGCCCGCCGGCCCCTCCGAAGCAGCTCTCACCTCTGCCGCCGTGTCGCTGCCCGGCGTCTTCCTCACCCAGGTCGCCGCGCTGCGCGCGCTCGCGAACCAGGGCCTCGACGTCGACTCCGTCGCACCGAGCGCGGTTATCGGCCACTCGCAGGGCGTCCTCGCCGTCGAGTCCGTCGCCGCCGCCGGCCGCAAGGACGCCGAAATCCTCGCGATCGCCCAGCTCATCGGTGCCGCCGCGACCCTCGTCGGTCGCCGCCGCGGCCTGATCTCCGGCGCCGGCAAGTACCCGATGCTCGCCGTCGCCAACGTCGACCCCGAGCGCCTGCGCGCGATCGTCGCCGAGGTCTTCGAGGGCCAGGACCCCGAGCGCAGCGCCGTCGTCGCGATCCGCAACGCCCGTCGTCGCGTCGTGCTGTCGGGCCCGCCCGCCGCTCTCGAGCGCGTGCAGCAACGCTGCGAGCAGATCTCCGCCGCGGAGATCCGTGAGCGCGAGGCCAAGAAGCGCGGTGGCGCCGTGTTCTCCCCGACCTTCGAGCCCGTCGCGGCCGAGGTCGGCTTCCATCACCCCGCCTTCGCGGATGCCGTGGAGCAGGTCGCCGACTGGGCCGCCCGCTGCGAGCTCGACTCCGAGCTCGCGCGCAGCCTGGCGCAGGCCATCCTCGTCGCCCCGATCGACTGGGTCGAGCAGGTCGACTCCGCCGTCGCGTCCGGTGCCTCGTGGATCCTCGACCTCGGTCCGGGCGAGCTCCTCACCCGCATGACCAGCTCGGGCCTGCGCGGTCAGGGCGTCGGCATCATCGCCGCCGCGACCCGCGGCGGTCAGCGCAATCTCCTCACCCCGGGCGCCGAGCCCGAGGTTCCGCGTGCCTGGTCGGAGTTCGCTCCGAAGCCGGTCGCGCTGCCCGACGGCCGCATCGCCGTCGAGACGGCCTTCACCCGCCTGACGGGCCGCTCGCCGATCCTGCTCGCAGGCATGACCCCCACGACCGTCGATCCGAAGATCGTCGCCGCGGCCGCGAACGCCGGTCACTGGGCCGAGCTCGCCGGTGGCGGTCAGGTCACCGAGCAGATCTTCGCCGACCACGTCGCCGAGCTCACCGAGCTGCTCGAGCCGGGCCGCGCCGTCCAGTTCAACTCGATGTTCCTGGACCCCTACCTGTGGAAGCTGCACGTGGGCGGCAAGCGCCTCGTACCCAAGGCCCGCGCGGCCGGTGCGCCCTTCGACGGTGTCGTCGTCACCGCCGGTATCCCGGAGCTCGACGAGGCCGTGCAGATCATCTCCGACCTGCGTGAGGCCGGCATCGAGCACGTCGCCTTCAAGCCGGGCACGGTGGCGCAGATCCGTTCGGTGATCCGTATCGCCAACGAGGTCCCGGACTATCCGGTCATCGCCCACATCGAGGGCGGCCGCGCCGGTGGTCACCATTCGTGGGAGGACCTCGACGATCTGCTCCTCGACACCTACGCCGAGCTGCGCACGCGCCCGAACTTGGTGCTGTGCGTCGGCGGTGGGATCGGCACGCCGGAGAAGGCTGCCGAGTACCTGACCGGTCGCTGGTCGACCGTCTACGGTTTCCCGGCGATGCCGCTCGACGGCATCCTCGTCGGTACCGCCGCGATGGCGACCCTCGAGGCCACCACGGCTCCCGAGGTCAAGCAGCTGCTCGTCGACACCCCCGGCACTCCCGACTGGGTTGCCGCCGGCACCGCGACCGGCGGTATGGCCTCCGGTCGCAGCCAGCTCGGCGCCGACATCCACGAGATCGACAACGCCGCTTCGCGCACGGGCCGCCTCCTCGACGAGGTCGCCGGTGATGCCGACGCCGTGGCCGCGCGCCGAGCCGAGATCGTCGATGCGCTGAACGGAACGGCGAAGCCGTACTTCGGCGACCTCGACACCATGACCTACCTGCAGTGGCTCGAGCGCTACCTCGAGCTGGCGGTCGGCGCGGACAACGGTGCCGAGTTCGACTGCGGCACCGATCTGGCGGACGTCCTCGCCGAGGCGCACACCAGCCCGTGGCTGGACGTGTCGTGGCGTGAGCGTTTCCGCGACATGCTGCAGCGCGCCGAGGCCCGCCTGCATCCCGTCTGCCGGGGCCCGATCCCGACGTTGTTCGACGACGACGCGGTGCTCGAGCGCCCGTACGCCGCGATCAAGTCGCTGCTCGCGCAGTATCCCGACGCGGGTGACGTCGTGCTGCATCCCGCCGACGTGCCGTTCTTCGTGTCGCTGTGCCGCACCCCCGGCAAGCCCGTCAACTTCGTTCCGGTCGTCGACCAGGACGTGCGTCGCTGGTGGCGTTCGGATTCGCTGTGGCAGGCCCACGATCCGCGTTACTCCGCCGACCAGGTGTGCGTGATCCCCGGCACCGTCGCCGTAGCCGGCATCACCCGTGTCGACGAGCCGGTCGGTGAACTCCTCGACCGTTTCGAGAAGGCCACGGCCGACGAGCTCGTCGCCGAGGGCGCGGAGCCGGTGGAGCTCGCCGCGCGTCGTCACCGCGACATCGCGCCGGGTCTGCTCGACGCCGTGCTGTCCTCGCCGGACGTCTCGTGGGCGGGTCGCCAGACCCGCAACCCGATCCACCGTCTCGGTGATCTGGACGAGTGGACCGTCGAGTCGGAGACCGCTGCTTCGCACGCCCCGACGGGTGCGACCCTGACGATCCTCGACGACGAGCACGTCGGCCTGCGGGTTCCGCTGGTGCGCGACAAGGCCGTCGAGATCCGCCTGACCGTGCCCGCCTCGGTCGTCTCCGGTGGCGCGCCTGTCGTCACCGAGGCCGACGCCGATGCGTCGATGTCCGCTCTGCTCGGTGTCGCCGCCGGTCAGGAACTGCCCGAGGTCAGGAAGGGCGCTGCCCGTATCACTCTCGGCTGGCTGCCGGAGAAGATCGCCGACCACGCCGGTGTCACCGGTTCGGGCCTGCCCGCCACCCTGACGCCGAGCGGCAATGGTGTGCCCGATGTGCTCGTGGGTGCCTGCTGGCCGGCCGTCTTCGCCGCGCTGGGCGCCGCCCGCACCGAGACCGACCTGTCGGTCATCGAGGGCATGCTCGACCTGGTCCACCTGGACCACGCGATCGACGTCAAGAACGGTCTGCCGACCGATCCCGCCTTCCTGGGCGTCAAGGCCGAGGTCACCGGTGTCTCCGACACCGACCTGGGTCGCGTCGTCGAGGTCGACGTGGTCATCACCGCCGACAGCGGTGACGGCTCGGGCGACCGGGTGGTCGCCACCCTGGCCGAGCGGTTCGCGATCCGCGGCCGCACCGGCACCGCCGATCTCGCCGATCCGGTTCGCGCCGGTGGCGCTCTCACCGAGGCCGTCACCGACACGCCGCGTCGTCGCCGCCGCGATGCCGTGATCGTCGCGCCGACCGACATGAGCGCCTTCGCGAAGGTCTCCGGCGACCACAACCCGATCCACACCTCCGACAACGCCGCGCTGCTCGCTGGTCTCGGAAGCCCGATCGTCCACGGCATGTGGCTGTCGGCTGCGGCCCAGCAGGTCGTCACCGCGATCGAGCAGGACGCGAAGCTGCCGGTCCGTCGCCTGACGGCATGGACCACTCGCTTCCTGGGCATGGTCCGTCCGGGCGCGAAGATCGACGTGCGCGTCGACCGCATCGCCACCGACGGTGGTGCCGAGGTCGTCGAGGTCGGCTGCCGCGTCGACGGTGATCTGGTGATGGTCGCGACCGGCCGTATCGCCGCGCCGAAGACCGTCTACGCGTTCCCGGGCCAGGGCATCCAGCGTCCCGGCATGGGCCTCGACGCCCGTGCCCGCTCGAAGGCCGCCCGCGAGATCTGGGAGCGCGCCGACAAGCACACCCGCGAGGCGCTCGGCTTCTCGATCCTGGCAGTGGTCCGCGACAACCCGACGGTCCTCAAGGCCCGCGGTGTCACCCACAAGCACCCCGACGGCGTGCTGCACCTGACCCAGTTCACGCAGGTCGCGATGGCGACCCTCGGGGTCGCGCAGATCGCTGAGCTCGAGGAGGCCGGTGCGTTCGTCGACGACGCCTTCCTGGCCGGTCACTCGGTGGGCGAGTACAACGCGCTCGCCGCGGTCGCCGGTGTGCTGCCGCTCGAGGCCGTCCTCGAGGTGGTCTTCCAGCGTGGCTCCGCGATGCACGCTCTCGTGCCGCGCGACGAGCACGGCCGCTCGAACTACCGCATGGCCGCGATCCGGCCGTCGCAGTTCGGTGTGGACGACGCGGATTTGCAAGCCTTCGTCGCCGGTGTCGCCGAGGAGACCGGGGAATTCCTGGAGATCGTCAACCTCAACCTGCGCGGTTCGCAGTACGCGATCGCCGGTACGGTCGCCGGCCTCGAAGCCCTCGAGTCCGTGATCGAGCGCAAGGTCGCCGAGTTCGGTGGCAAGCGCGCGTTCATCCTCGTCCCGGGCATCGATGTGCCGTTCCACTCGACCGTGCTGCGCGGCGGTGTCGACGACTTCCGTGAACGTCTGCTCGCCCTGCTGCCGCAGGAGATCGACCCGAACATCCTCATCGGCCGGTACATCCCGAACCTCGTGCCCAAGCCGTTCAACCTGGGTCGCGAGTTCATCCAGGAGATCGCCGACCTGGTGCCGTCGCAGCCGCTCGCCGACGTCCTCGCGGATTTCGACAGCTGGTCGGCCAAGCCGGTCGAGCTCACCCGCGTGGTGCTCGCCGAGTTGCTGGCATGGCAGTTCGCGTCGCCGGTGCGCTGGATCGAGACGCAGGACCTGCTGTTCGCCGACGAGACCGACGGTGGTCTCGGTGTCGAGCGGTTCGTCGAGGTAGGCCTCGGTGGCGCGCCCACCGTCGCGAACCTCGCGTCGCAGACGCTGAAGCTGCCCGGTCGTTTCGGTCAGCCCGTCGAGGTGCTCAACATCGAGCGCGAGGCGTCGATCGTGTACTCGACCGACACCGATCCCGCTCCGGTCGAGGACGACGAGCCGGTTGCACCGGCTGCCGAGTCCGCTCCCGCCGCTGCTGCGGCCCCGACACCCGCCGCGGCTCCCGCTGCGCCGGCCGGTGGCCCGACCCCGGACGACATCGCGTTCAAGGCCGCCGACGCCACCAAGGTGCTCATCGCCCTGTGGACGAAGCTGCGCCCGGATCAGATCGGCCCCGCCGACACGATCGAGGCGCTGTGCGACGGCGTGTCCTCGCGTCGCAACCAGCTGCTCGTCGACCTCGGTTCCGAGCTCTCGCTCGGCGCGATCGACGGTGCCGCCGACGCCGACATGGGTGCCCTCGCCGGCACGGTCGACCGTCTCGCCCGCACCTACCGCCCCTTCGGCCCGGTGCTGTCGGACTCGATCAACGATCACCTGCGCAAGGTGTTCGGTCCGTCGGGCAAGCGTCCCGCCTACGTCGCCGACCGCGTCGCCAAGGTGTGGGGTCTGGGTGAGGGCTGGGCGTCGCACGTCATCGCCGAAGCTGCTCTCGGCAGCCGCGACGGTTCGTCCGTCCGCGGCGGCGACCTGGGGGGCCTGACCGATGGTGCCCTCGCGGATGCCGCTTCGGTCGACAAGCTGATCGACGCCGCCGTGCAGTCGGTGGCCTCGCGTCGCGGAATCGCCGTGTCGATGCCGTCCGCCGGTGGCGGCGGGGGAGCGACGGTCGACGCCGCTGCCCTCGGCGAGTTCGCCGAGCAGATCACCGGCCGCGACGGGGTTCTCGCCAGTGCCGCACGTCTCGTGCTCGAGCAGCTCGGCCACACCGAGCAGGTCTCGGGCCTGGCCGACAAGGCCGACGACGAACTCGTCGACCTGGTCTCCGCGGAGCTCGGCTCCGACTGGCCGCGTCTGGTCGCTCCGGCCTTCGACGAGCGCAAGGCCGTCCTGATCGACGACCGCTGGGCCACCGCCCGTGAGGACCTGGCCCGCGTCTGGCTCGGGGAAGGGGCGAGCGGAGCGACGGGGGATTCGAACAGCTTCGACGTCGAACGCTTCATCGGTGCGGGTCGGACCGTGGCTGCGCACGCCGAGTTCTGGGGCCGCAAGGCCACCGAGGCCGGCCGTACGGAGCTCGCGCAGACCTACGCGGCGATCGCCGAGACCGCCGTCGTCACCGAGGGTGCCGAGTACGCGGACGAGGTCGCCGTGGTCACCGGCGCCAGCAAGGGCGGTATCGGCGCAGCCGTCGCCGCGAAGCTGCTCGCCGGCGGTGCGACGGTCGTCGTCACCACGTCCTCGCTGAACGACAGCCGCCTGGGCTTCTACAAGGAGCTGTACGCACGCAACGCTCGTGCCGGCGCCGCGCTGTGGGTGGTTCCCGCGAACATGGCGTCCTACAGCGACGTCGACGCCCTGATCGAGTGGATCGGCACCGAGACCGTGGAGGTCGCGGGTGGTGCGAAGAAGCTCATCAAGGACGCGCTCACCCCGACGCTGCTCTTCCCGTTCGCCGCGCCGCGCGTGGCGGGCTCGCTCGCCGACGCCGGTGCGCGGGCCGAGATGGAGATGCGGGTGCTGCTGTGGTCGGTCGAGCGACTGATCGCCGGACTGTCGAAGATCGGGTACGACCGCGACGTCGACACCCACCTGCACGTCGTGCTGCCCGGTTCGCCGAACCGCGGCAAGTTCGGTGGCGACGGTGCCTACGGTGAGGCCAAGGCCGCACTCGACGCGGTCATCAACCGCTGGAGCGCCGAGCGCACCTGGGCCGAGCGCGTCACCCTCGCCCACGCCCTCATCGGCTGGGTGCGCGGCACGGGCCTGATGGGCGGCAACGACCCGCTGGTCGAGGCTGTCGAGGCTGCCGGTGTCCGCACCTGGTCGACGGACGAGATGGCCGACGAGCTGCTGAAGCTGGTCGGACCGGAGGCCACGCGTCTCGCTGCCGAGGCTCCGCTCGTCGCGGACCTGACCGGTGGACTGTCCGAGGTGGACGTCGACCTGCCGGCGCTCGCGAAGCAGGCGCAGGAGGCGGCCGACGCCGTCGAGGCCGACGAGGACGGCACCGCGACCATCGCGGCGCTGCCCGAGCCTCCGCGCGCCGAGGAGCTGCCGACCCCCGAGTGGGGCACGGTCACCGCCGACCTCGCCGACACGGTCGTCATCGTCGGTGCCGGCGAGCTCGGCCCCTACGGCTCCGCTCGCACCCGCTTCGAGATGGAGGTCGACGAGGAACTGTCGGCCGCCGGTGTGCTCGAGCTGGCGTGGGTCACGGGCCTGATCGGCTGGGAGAACGATCCCAAGCCGGGCTTCTACGACACCGAGACCGGTGAGCTGGTGCCCGAGGCGGAGATTGCCGACCGCTACCACGACGCGGTGGTCGAGCGTTGCGGCATCCGCCGCTACGGCGACGACGGTGCGATGATCGACAACACGGCTCCGCTGCTGACCTCGGTCTTCCTCGACAAGGACCTGTCCTTCGTCGTCGGTTCCGAGGCCGAGGCCCGCGCGTTTGTCGACTCCGATCCGGAGAACACGGTCGCGTCGGTCGACGCCGAGTCGGGCGACTGGACGGTCACCCGCAAGGCAGGCACCGAGATCCGCGTGCCGCGCAAGGCGAAGCTGACCCGCACGGTCGGTGGCCAGATCCCGACCGGCTTCGACGTCACCAAGTGGGGCATCCCCGCCGACATGGCGGACTCGGTGGACCGGGTGGGTCTGTGGAACATCGTCACCACGGTCGATGCCTTCCTCACCGGTGGCTTCACCCCGTCCGAGCTGCTGCGCTGGGTACACCCGTCGATGGTCGCCAACACGCAGGGCACCGGCATGGGTGGCATGTCCTCGATGCGGTCGCTGTACATCGACACGCTGCTCGGCGAGTCGCGGGCGAACGACATCCTGCAGGAGGCCCTGCCGAACGTCATCGCCGCGCACGTCGTCCAGTCGTACGTCGGCGGCTACGGCGCGATGGTGCACCCGGTCGCGGCGTGCGCCACGGCTGCGGTCTCCGTCGAGGAGGGCGTGGACAAGATCAAGCTCGGCAAGGCCGATCTGGTCGTCGCCGGTGGTTTCGACGATCTCGGTATCGAGGGCATCGTCGGCTTCGGTGACATGTCCGCGACCGCCAAGTCGGAGGACATGCAGGCCAAGGGCATCAGCGATCGTCGCTTCTCCCGCGCCAACGACCGTCGTCGCGGTGGATTCGTCGAGTCGGCCGGTGGCGGCACGATCCTGCTCGCCCGCGGCGATGTCGCGCTCGAGATGGGCCTGCCGGTGCTCGGTGTGGTCGCCTGGGCCGGATCGTTCGCCGACGGTGTGCACACCTCGATCCCGGCGCCCGGCATCGGTGCGCTCGGTGCGGGTCGCGGTGGACGCGAGTCGGGTCTCGCGAAGGAACTGCGCAAGCTCGGTCTCACGGCCGACGACATCGCGGTGATCTCCAAGCACGACACCTCGACCGCCGCGAACGACCCGAACGAGGCCGAGCTGCACGAGCGTCTGGCCGGTGCGCTGGGCCGCAGCGAGGGCAACCCGATGTTCGTGGTCTCGCAGAAGTCGCTGACCGGTCACGCCAAGGGTGGCGCCGCCGCCTTCCAGCTGATCGGCCTGTGCCAGGTCCTCGCGCAGGGTGTGGTTCCGCCGAACCGCAGCCTCGACTGTGTCGACGAGAAGATGGCGGAGTTCGAGCACCTGGTGTGGCCGCGCACGCCGATCCGGTTCGGCGAGCAGCTCCCGCTCAAGGCGGGTCTGCTCACGAGCCTCGGCTTCGGGCACGTGTCGGGTCTGATCGCGGTGGTCCATCCGCAGGCGTTCGTCGAGGCGATCCCGGCGGAGCGCCGGGAGGTCTACCTGGCGAAGGCGGCCGAGCGCACCGTCGCCGGCAAGCGTCGCCTGGTGGACGCGATGACCGGTGGAGCGTCGCTCTACCAGCGGCCCGCGGATCGTCGTCTCGGTGACGATCACGTGCCGGCTTCGGCCACGCGTCAGCTCGAGGCGGACATGCTGCTCTCGCCGGAGGCTCGCCTCGGTGAGGACGACGTGTACCGCTCCGGTCTGCCCGGCTGCAAGTAG
- a CDS encoding HNH endonuclease signature motif containing protein, producing the protein MWRGEPITFHVDHIDGNSHDSRPENVRFLCPNCHSQTPTWAGRNVQARIAHERLR; encoded by the coding sequence ATGTGGCGTGGGGAACCGATAACCTTCCACGTCGATCATATTGATGGAAACTCGCACGATTCCCGGCCGGAAAACGTCCGATTCCTGTGTCCGAACTGCCACAGTCAGACGCCCACCTGGGCAGGACGAAACGTGCAGGCCCGGATCGCCCACGAGCGACTGCGATGA
- a CDS encoding DUF3817 domain-containing protein, translating into MSTTPEQASGQATTPRVVSEADRKKIRSALLRYRVLAYATGIWLLILTGEMVAKYIIGVENVPAWIAIVHGWVYAVYLVLTFDLSIKVRWPIARTVWTLLAGTIPFLSFFVEHKRTQQVKADFGV; encoded by the coding sequence GTGAGCACGACCCCCGAGCAGGCGTCCGGCCAGGCCACCACGCCGCGCGTCGTCAGTGAGGCCGACCGCAAGAAGATCCGGTCGGCTCTGCTGCGTTACCGCGTGCTCGCCTACGCGACCGGTATCTGGCTGCTGATCCTCACCGGTGAGATGGTCGCCAAGTACATCATCGGTGTCGAGAACGTGCCGGCCTGGATCGCGATCGTGCACGGCTGGGTGTACGCGGTGTACCTGGTCCTCACCTTCGACCTGTCGATCAAGGTGCGCTGGCCGATCGCCCGGACGGTGTGGACGCTCCTGGCGGGCACCATCCCGTTCCTGTCCTTCTTCGTCGAGCACAAGCGCACCCAGCAGGTGAAGGCCGACTTCGGCGTCTGA
- a CDS encoding response regulator, which translates to MSVSGRPIDVLLVEDDPGDELMTREAFEDNKIGNTLHVVRDGEEALDFLYRRGEYESAPRPDLILLDLNLPKYDGRQVLEQVKSDTDLTDIPVVVLTTSAAEEDILRSYKLHANAYVTKPVDLDQFIHAVRQIDEFFVQVVRLPRR; encoded by the coding sequence ATGAGCGTTTCCGGGCGGCCGATCGACGTCCTCCTCGTCGAGGACGACCCCGGCGACGAATTGATGACGCGCGAAGCGTTCGAGGACAACAAGATCGGAAACACCCTTCACGTGGTCCGCGACGGCGAGGAGGCACTCGACTTCCTCTACCGGCGCGGAGAGTACGAGAGCGCCCCTCGGCCCGACCTGATCCTCCTCGACCTGAACCTGCCCAAGTACGACGGACGGCAGGTCCTCGAGCAGGTCAAGTCCGACACCGACCTCACCGACATCCCCGTCGTCGTCCTCACGACCTCGGCAGCGGAAGAGGACATCCTCCGCAGCTACAAGCTGCACGCCAACGCGTACGTGACGAAGCCGGTCGACCTCGATCAGTTCATCCACGCGGTGCGCCAGATCGACGAGTTCTTCGTGCAGGTGGTGCGCCTGCCGCGACGCTGA